A single Lactuca sativa cultivar Salinas chromosome 8, Lsat_Salinas_v11, whole genome shotgun sequence DNA region contains:
- the LOC111881713 gene encoding UDP-glucuronate 4-epimerase 1: protein MPQLDEQLFPSTPGKIKIERAHHHYTMNRAVHRCFTSTSTIFLWALFLVALMASYMSIQSFVDSGSRYLHHTTSRGHGGIGGLLWEKQIRSSAQIRRSNGISVLVTGAAGFVGTHVSLALKKRGDGVVGVDNFNDYYDPSLKKARRGLLDSHNVFVVEGDINDRQLLAKLFDVVAFTHVMHLAAQAGVRYAMENPHSYVHSNVAGLVTLLEQCKSADPQPAVVWASSSSVYGLNDKSPFSESDRTDQPASLYAATKKAGEAITHTYNHIYGLSITGLRFFTVYGPWGRPDMAYFSFTRNILQGKPITVYRGKNRVDLARDFTYIDDIVKGCVASLDTSGKSTGSGGKKRGAAPYRIFNLGNTSPVTVPTLVSILEKNLKKKAKKYVLEMPGNGDVPFTHANISLARRKLGYKPTTDLPTGLRKFVKWYLSYYGYDQGKPVNFK, encoded by the coding sequence ATGCCGCAATTGGATGAACAACTGTTTCCATCAACCCCAGGTAAAATTAAGATCGAGCGTGCCCATCATCATTACACGATGAACAGAGCGGTTCACCGGTGTTTCACCTCTACCAGCACGATATTTCTCTGGGCTTTGTTTTTGGTAGCTCTAATGGCGTCGTATATGAGCATCCAAAGCTTCGTTGATTCCGGTAGCAGGTACCTCCACCACACAACGTCGCGAGGTCACGGTGGCATTGGTGGTCTCCTTTGGGAGAAACAAATCCGTTCATCTGCTCAGATCCGTCGTTCTAATGGTATATCCGTTCTCGTTACCGGCGCAGCCGGTTTCGTCGGAACACACGTCTCCCTGGCGTTGAAGAAACGCGGCGACGGCGTTGTTGGTGTTGATAACTTCAACGACTATTACGACCCATCGTTGAAAAAGGCACGACGTGGTCTTCTAGATTCACACAACGTCTTCGTCGTGGAGGGTGATATCAACGACCGGCAACTTTTAGCGAAACTCTTCGACGTGGTGGCGTTTACCCACGTCATGCACTTGGCTGCGCAGGCCGGAGTCAGATACGCCATGGAAAACCCACACTCATACGTCCACAGCAACGTCGCCGGCCTGGTTACGCTTCTTGAACAATGCAAGTCAGCCGACCCACAACCCGCCGTCGTATGGGCCAGCTCCAGCTCCGTCTACGGGTTAAACGATAAGTCGCCATTTTCCGAATCCGACCGGACCGACCAACCGGCGTCTCTCTACGCCGCCACAAAAAAAGCCGGTGAAGCGATTACACATACATACAACCATATTTACGGGTTATCAATCACCGGACTGAGGTTTTTCACTGTTTATGGCCCGTGGGGACGACCAGACATGGCATATTTCTCTTTCACCCGGAATATTCTACAGGGGAAACCGATAACTGTCTACAGAGGAAAAAATCGGGTCGATTTGGCCCGGGATTTTACATATATTGATGATATTGTGAAAGGTTGTGTGGCGTCGTTGGATACATCTGGTAAGAGTACCGGGTCGGGTGGGAAGAAGAGAGGAGCAGCGCCGTACCGGATATTTAATCTTGGAAACACGTCGCCAGTGACGGTGCCGACGTTGGTGAGTATACTGGagaagaatttgaagaagaagGCGAAGAAGTACGTGTTGGAGATGCCTGGAAACGGCGACGTTCCGTTCACACATGCAAATATCAGTttggcccgaaggaaactcgggTATAAACCGACAACCGATTTGCCAACCGGGTTGAGAAAATTTGTTAAATGGTATTTATCGTATTATGGCTACGATCAAGGAAAGCCTGTAAATTTTAAATAG